A part of Candidatus Electrothrix aestuarii genomic DNA contains:
- a CDS encoding AAA family ATPase: protein MKIAISGKGGVGKTTIMALLAGELQKQGKKVLVIDADPSPHMAETLGIGDAKKVKPIAEMGVLLAERAGKTQGSPFYNLNPEVNDLLRDFMLEQDGIRLMILGAVQTAEGGCACPENHVLRKMLKKMLLTANETVLLDMEAGVEHLGRGTVAGADCLLIVTIPSRSGIRTALKIKQMADDVGIPRVYFIGNLIQDEQDEQFLEQELGERPLVFFPNSSVIRKAERTEQAIVSLHESLDAPGQLVSKLFAPE, encoded by the coding sequence ATGAAAATCGCGATCAGTGGCAAGGGAGGCGTTGGTAAGACAACCATCATGGCCCTGTTGGCCGGGGAGCTGCAAAAGCAGGGAAAAAAGGTACTGGTGATTGATGCGGATCCCAGCCCTCATATGGCCGAAACCCTGGGAATCGGAGATGCAAAGAAAGTTAAACCCATAGCGGAAATGGGTGTCTTGCTGGCGGAACGGGCTGGAAAGACGCAGGGTTCGCCCTTTTATAATCTTAATCCCGAGGTCAATGATCTCCTGCGCGATTTCATGCTGGAGCAGGACGGCATCCGTCTGATGATTTTAGGGGCTGTCCAGACCGCAGAAGGTGGCTGTGCCTGCCCGGAGAATCATGTCCTCCGCAAGATGCTCAAAAAAATGCTCTTAACCGCCAATGAAACAGTGCTCTTGGATATGGAGGCGGGGGTAGAACATCTGGGCCGGGGCACTGTGGCCGGGGCCGATTGCCTCCTGATCGTCACAATTCCTTCCAGGTCAGGCATCCGAACCGCTCTAAAAATCAAACAAATGGCTGATGACGTGGGAATTCCTCGGGTCTATTTCATCGGCAATCTGATTCAGGACGAGCAGGATGAACAATTCCTTGAGCAGGAGCTGGGCGAGCGACCTCTTGTCTTTTTCCCGAACTCCAGTGTTATCCGTAAAGCCGAACGGACTGAGCAGGCAATCGTCTCATTGCACGAAAGCTTGGATGCCCCAGGCCAGCTGGTCAGCAAACTCTTTGCCCCAGAATAA
- a CDS encoding type II toxin-antitoxin system VapC family toxin — protein MNFLLDTDICIYLINKRPPSVISRFKQYQPGDIGISVITVSELEYGVAKSIRLEENQQRLEAFLAPFELLPYTTETVRTYGAIQADLEKRGEVIGPLDMLIAAQALTEELTLVTNNEREFRRIPGLQIENWAIS, from the coding sequence ATGAACTTTTTACTTGATACAGATATCTGCATCTATCTCATCAATAAACGTCCGCCCTCGGTTATCAGCAGGTTTAAACAATACCAACCCGGCGATATTGGAATTTCGGTAATAACCGTGTCCGAACTGGAATACGGGGTTGCAAAGAGTATACGTCTGGAGGAAAATCAGCAACGCCTTGAGGCTTTCCTTGCTCCGTTTGAGCTGCTTCCTTATACTACCGAGACCGTCAGAACCTACGGGGCTATTCAGGCGGATTTGGAAAAACGGGGAGAGGTGATCGGCCCGCTTGATATGCTGATAGCGGCCCAGGCCCTGACCGAAGAGCTGACCTTGGTCACCAATAATGAAAGGGAATTCAGACGAATCCCCGGACTTCAGATTGAGAACTGGGCTATCTCATAA
- a CDS encoding UbiX family flavin prenyltransferase yields the protein MNTSNTPHPQRLILAITGATGMLYVTALLDLLIDQDVAVDAIISDSGRKVLHLEQDMAPEDLPGINRWFAADDFTAPPASGSARYDAMIILPCTVGTLGAIASGFSGNLIHRAADVTLKERRPLILAVRETPLNRTHLHNMLTLHDAGATICPPMPSFYLHPPDLQAMARQFASRICDQFGLHLQGMPRWQGV from the coding sequence ATGAATACGAGCAACACACCCCACCCACAACGCCTCATCCTCGCCATCACCGGGGCCACCGGCATGCTCTATGTCACGGCCCTGCTGGACCTGCTTATCGATCAGGACGTGGCGGTAGACGCCATCATCTCTGACTCCGGTCGTAAGGTGCTCCACCTGGAGCAGGACATGGCCCCGGAAGACCTGCCCGGCATCAACCGCTGGTTTGCGGCGGACGATTTCACGGCCCCACCTGCCTCGGGCTCAGCCCGCTACGATGCCATGATCATTCTGCCCTGCACCGTCGGCACCCTGGGTGCCATTGCCAGCGGTTTTTCCGGCAATCTGATCCACCGGGCAGCGGACGTGACCCTCAAAGAACGACGTCCCCTGATTCTGGCTGTGCGCGAGACTCCGCTCAACCGCACCCATCTCCACAACATGCTGACTCTGCACGATGCCGGGGCTACCATCTGCCCACCCATGCCCTCCTTTTATCTCCATCCCCCTGATCTCCAGGCAATGGCCCGCCAGTTCGCCAGCCGTATTTGCGACCAGTTCGGCCTTCATCTGCAAGGAATGCCACGCTGGCAGGGAGTTTGA
- the vapB gene encoding type II toxin-antitoxin system VapB family antitoxin, translated as METARLFTNGRSQAVRLPKEFRFKGKEVFIKKTGAGILLLPKEESVWDIWEQTLLQGGEPILPERNQAKKQQQREGLDELFT; from the coding sequence ATGGAAACAGCAAGATTATTTACCAATGGTCGCAGTCAGGCTGTCCGCCTGCCCAAGGAATTTCGTTTCAAAGGGAAAGAGGTTTTTATAAAAAAGACAGGAGCCGGTATTCTGTTGCTCCCAAAAGAAGAGTCTGTCTGGGACATCTGGGAGCAAACGCTTCTTCAGGGCGGGGAACCCATTCTTCCAGAGCGGAATCAGGCAAAGAAACAGCAGCAGCGAGAAGGGTTGGATGAACTTTTTACTTGA
- a CDS encoding Bax inhibitor-1/YccA family protein, with the protein METKYASTTTAGARTRARQEASTIFLAKVFNWMAGGLALTGIVAWFAVTTGLTLSIARSPLYFVLFLIELGMVFYLSARVDKMKAATATALFTGYAALNGLTMSVIFLRYTGTSIAATFMVTAGMFGAMAIYGMVTKKDLTGLGSFMFMGLIGIIIASVVNMFLGSSTLHLAISAIGVIVFVGLTAYDTQKIKHMGEQGIMQQGGDVVQKGAILGALALYLDFVNLFIMLLSFLGGSRD; encoded by the coding sequence ATGGAAACAAAGTATGCGAGCACTACTACAGCGGGTGCCAGGACCAGGGCGCGACAGGAGGCGTCAACGATATTCTTGGCTAAGGTCTTTAACTGGATGGCAGGCGGACTGGCTTTAACAGGTATTGTCGCTTGGTTTGCAGTCACGACTGGTCTAACCTTGTCCATTGCCAGGTCGCCACTTTATTTCGTTCTGTTTTTGATTGAACTTGGAATGGTCTTTTACCTTTCTGCCCGTGTGGACAAGATGAAGGCGGCCACTGCCACGGCCTTATTTACCGGTTATGCTGCTTTGAACGGATTAACTATGTCCGTTATTTTTCTAAGATATACCGGAACCTCCATTGCGGCTACCTTTATGGTCACAGCCGGGATGTTCGGCGCTATGGCTATCTATGGTATGGTGACCAAGAAGGATCTTACCGGGCTTGGGTCTTTTATGTTCATGGGGCTGATCGGCATTATTATAGCCTCGGTTGTTAATATGTTTTTAGGAAGCTCAACACTGCACTTGGCAATATCCGCTATCGGTGTAATCGTTTTTGTTGGACTGACAGCTTATGACACCCAGAAGATCAAGCATATGGGGGAGCAGGGGATTATGCAGCAGGGCGGTGATGTGGTTCAGAAAGGAGCGATTCTCGGTGCTCTGGCACTCTATCTTGATTTCGTGAATCTCTTTATCATGTTGCTCAGCTTTTTGGGCGGCAGTCGCGACTAA
- the cobJ gene encoding precorrin-3B C(17)-methyltransferase: MAIPATNTKQQNGSLTVVGTGPGAEDLITPRARQAIEQAQVVVGYKTYLDLIRHSISPEQEVLSSAMMQEIDRCRRALELADSGKNVILVCGGDPGIYAMAGLVYELAQDTGSTSKIEIIPGIAALNACAAILGAPLMHDFAAISLSDLMTPWELIEKRLQAAAMADFVTVIYNPKSKKRTEQIVRAQEIMLEHRDPQTPVGIVSGASREHESVCLTTLGAMLDQDIGMQTTVIIGNAATFIFGDKMVTPRGYSAKYGLAGKKDKMIKEEEK, from the coding sequence ATGGCTATACCCGCTACAAATACAAAACAACAAAACGGCTCCCTTACCGTGGTCGGTACCGGCCCCGGTGCCGAAGACCTCATAACGCCCCGTGCCCGTCAGGCCATTGAACAGGCCCAGGTGGTGGTGGGCTATAAGACCTATCTCGATCTTATCCGTCACTCCATCTCGCCGGAACAGGAGGTGCTCTCCTCCGCCATGATGCAGGAGATCGACCGCTGTCGTCGGGCCTTAGAGCTGGCTGACAGCGGCAAGAACGTAATTCTGGTCTGTGGCGGTGATCCTGGTATCTACGCAATGGCGGGCCTGGTCTATGAACTGGCTCAGGACACGGGCAGCACCAGTAAAATCGAGATCATTCCAGGTATCGCAGCCCTCAATGCCTGTGCCGCCATCCTGGGTGCCCCCCTGATGCACGATTTCGCGGCCATCAGCCTTTCTGACCTCATGACACCCTGGGAGCTCATCGAAAAACGCCTCCAGGCAGCTGCAATGGCTGATTTTGTTACGGTGATCTATAATCCGAAATCGAAAAAAAGAACCGAACAGATTGTCCGTGCGCAGGAAATCATGCTGGAGCACCGTGATCCCCAAACGCCGGTAGGAATCGTCTCCGGGGCCAGTCGCGAGCATGAGTCAGTTTGCCTAACCACCCTGGGAGCAATGCTGGATCAGGACATCGGGATGCAGACCACCGTCATCATCGGCAACGCTGCCACCTTTATTTTTGGCGACAAGATGGTCACCCCGCGCGGATATTCAGCCAAGTACGGCCTTGCTGGCAAAAAGGACAAGATGATAAAAGAGGAAGAGAAATAA
- a CDS encoding type II toxin-antitoxin system Phd/YefM family antitoxin: MITVNTHEAKTNLSKLLTLVAEKNETIKICRNGKVMAELVQPRSGKASPGELPVIPELTGVIFKEPAEAPLPEEFFPDYTPGGDE, translated from the coding sequence ATGATTACTGTCAACACACATGAAGCCAAGACAAACCTATCTAAGCTGCTGACCCTCGTTGCCGAAAAGAATGAGACTATAAAAATATGCAGGAACGGCAAAGTGATGGCGGAACTTGTCCAGCCGAGATCGGGAAAGGCATCCCCTGGAGAACTCCCGGTCATTCCCGAACTCACCGGAGTTATCTTCAAAGAGCCTGCCGAGGCCCCGCTGCCGGAGGAATTCTTTCCCGATTATACGCCCGGAGGAGATGAATAG
- a CDS encoding neutral zinc metallopeptidase, translated as MRWQGRRKSDNIEDRRDRRVSGAGGFGNNGNMLHLLPMAVKFLGVKGTLIAVICLGAYGFFSGNLGSMLGLLGLQQGPSVSSSRGPIQETAAEKELVDFVSVILADTETTWSALFQQKGKNYQEPRLVLFRDAVKSACGLAQSATGPFYCPGDQQVYLDLSFFDELKNRFNAPGDFAQAYVIAHEIGHHVQKLLGISDKVHSARRKLDKVKSNQLSVLQELQADCFAGVWSFHNQEILEEGDVEEGLAAASAIGDDRLQKQAKGYVSPDSFTHGSSAQRVQWFKTGFTSGRMESCNTFSKK; from the coding sequence ATGCGTTGGCAGGGAAGACGAAAGAGCGACAATATCGAAGATCGACGCGACAGGCGTGTCTCTGGGGCTGGTGGCTTTGGCAACAACGGCAATATGTTGCACCTGCTGCCGATGGCGGTGAAATTTCTCGGCGTAAAGGGGACCCTTATCGCGGTTATCTGTCTGGGTGCTTACGGCTTCTTTTCAGGGAATCTCGGGAGCATGTTGGGACTCCTGGGACTCCAGCAAGGCCCTTCTGTCAGCAGCTCCAGGGGACCGATTCAGGAAACAGCAGCGGAGAAAGAACTAGTGGATTTTGTCTCCGTCATTCTTGCTGATACCGAAACAACCTGGTCTGCCCTATTCCAGCAAAAGGGAAAAAACTACCAGGAGCCTCGCCTTGTCCTTTTTCGCGATGCAGTAAAATCGGCCTGCGGTTTGGCGCAATCCGCCACTGGCCCCTTTTACTGCCCTGGTGACCAACAGGTCTATCTTGATCTCTCTTTTTTCGATGAGCTGAAAAATCGTTTCAATGCACCAGGCGACTTTGCCCAGGCCTATGTTATCGCCCATGAAATCGGCCACCATGTGCAGAAACTGCTCGGCATCTCAGACAAGGTCCATTCGGCCCGCAGAAAACTCGATAAGGTCAAAAGCAACCAGCTTTCGGTTTTGCAGGAACTCCAGGCTGACTGTTTTGCCGGTGTCTGGTCCTTTCATAATCAGGAAATACTGGAAGAGGGTGATGTGGAAGAGGGCCTTGCTGCGGCCAGCGCCATTGGTGACGATCGCTTACAAAAACAGGCCAAGGGATATGTCAGCCCGGACTCTTTCACCCACGGCAGTTCAGCACAGCGGGTCCAGTGGTTCAAAACAGGTTTTACAAGCGGCAGGATGGAGAGCTGCAACACCTTTAGTAAGAAGTAG